One window of Biomphalaria glabrata chromosome 6, xgBioGlab47.1, whole genome shotgun sequence genomic DNA carries:
- the LOC106071570 gene encoding uncharacterized protein LOC106071570 — MELSDDTVNSTVLNVSDQKVISDGQFILFIEIFSIVCSSVSLLGSFGNVVVIRTFKYMGLKDGVTLSFIFLAASDLAYLLTIASQAASLGLHGVEKKNQLTVFYSVDPFGIYIFLTNLGIMIYLMTVLVTTFLAIARCLCVAIPLKFKNWFSKKTSVVFFVAFCIVSIVTYIPVLIYMKMIKAYDTRVNATRYVLWISPKREEIKQAVWISRDVFVTFFTQLVVIACVVILTRSLRTASKFRQTSAAYSLRQRLDRQVTIFTTETQASLKGSGQSQKHLNARSDSFTSVSASNHKVERLSSKDISVVQQVVLISTVYIVCNMPKICIDVTGMFVPEFTLGKSYQNLYLAFICVMEIFQLFNSSIGIFIYYNYNTKFRKNCMLFI, encoded by the coding sequence ATGGAACTATCTGATGACACAGTCAACTCGACAGTTTTAAATGTGTCGGATCAAAAAGTTATTTCTGATGGTCAATTTATTCTTTTCATTGAGATTTTCAGCATTGTATGCAGCAGCGTCTCTCTCTTGGGGAGCTTCGGTAACGTCGTGGTCATCAGGACGTTTAAATACATGGGCCTAAAAGACGGCGTGACTCTGTCTTTCATCTTTCTAGCAGCTTCGGATTTGGCTTACTTGTTAACTATCGCTTCTCAGGCTGCCTCCTTGGGCTTGCATGGGgtagaaaaaaagaatcaattaacAGTTTTCTACTCTGTCGACCCATTTGGGATCTACATCTTTCTGACTAATTTGGGAATCATGATATACCTCATGACTGTGCTAGTTACCACCTTTCTGGCCATAGCACGTTGCCTGTGCGTCGCCATACCATTGAAGTTCAAAAACTGGTTTAGTAAAAAGACGTCTGTAGTTTTCTTTGTTGCTTTCTGCATCGTCTCCATAGTGACCTACATTCCGGTATTGATATACATGAAGATGATTAAAGCTTATGACACACGGGTGAACGCAACCAGATACGTCTTGTGGATTTCACCCAAGCGGGAAGAGATCAAGCAAGCCGTGTGGATTTCCAGAGATGTTTTTGTCACATTCTTCACGCAGCTAGTGGTCATCGCCTGCGTCGTTATCCTGACCAGAAGCCTACGCACTGCCTCCAAATTTCGTCAAACTTCAGCTGCCTACTCGTTGCGGCAAAGGCTTGATCGCCAAGTTACAATTTTCACAACAGAAACGCAGGCTAGTTTGAAAGGATCTGGTCAAAGTCAGAAGCACCTCAATGCCAGAAGCGATAGTTTCACATCGGTCAGCGCAAGTAATCATAAAGTGGAGCGGCTGTCGTCCAAAGACATCTCCGTGGTGCAGCAGGTGGTTCTCATCTCCACGGTGTACATCGTGTGTAACATGCCAAAGATCTGTATCGACGTGACGGGCATGTTCGTGCCGGAGTTTACACTTGGTAAGAGCTACCAGAACTTGTACCTCGCCTTCATCTGTGTCATGGAAatattccaactttttaactccAGCATCGGCATCTTTATTTACTATAATTACAACACCAAGTTCAGAAAAAACTGCATGTTATTTATATAG